The genomic stretch CAGCCGCAAAGTCGTGCTGCGACTGACGTTTTCCTGATCTGCCATGGCTTAGCGCTTTGCCAGCCGTTGCTTCGCAGCCTGCGCGGCGTTAGACGACGGGTAACGTTCAATCAGGGTCTGCAGCGTGCGCTGGGACGTTTTCGGATCGCCCATGGCTTGCTGGCTGTTGGCAAGGCCGAGCATGGCGTCAGGCGCCACCACATCGTTGGGCCACTTGCCGAGCACAGTATTGAAGTGCCGGCTGGCTGCTGCTGCATCCTTGTTCTGCAAGGCTGCATTGCCCGCCCAGAAGTGCGCACTGGGGGTGCTGGCGTTGTCGGGGTAGCGAACGACGAAACTCTCGAAAGCCGTCATGGCTTCGCGCGCCTTGCCTTCCTTGAGAAGGTTCAGTGCGGCTTCATATTCGGCAGCTTCTTCTGCTGCGTTTCCACCTGCTTGCGGTGCGGTCTGGCCCGCGGTTTCGAGCGCGCGCATGCGGGCATCGAGGTCGACGTAGAAATCGCGTTGACGCTGCTTGAGCGACTCGACTTCATTGAGCACGACTTCGAGCTGGCCACGCAGCTTGGCGACTTCTGCGCGCAGCTTTTCGTTCTGGTTGGCCAGTTCGAGCTGCCCACGATTGGACGTTTCGATCCGGCCTTCCAGATCCTGCCGCATCTCGGTGATCTGGCGACGCGCGTCAGTGTCGTCGAACAAGCCCGCTTGCGCGGGCCCGGCCATAGACAGTGCGACAAGCGCCGCCAGTGGCAGGAGGCGAATCATCAGAACTCACCCGAGTACAGGATGTCGCCACGGCGGTTCTGCGCGTAGCAGGCTTCCGACGCGTCGGTGCAACGCGGCTTCTCTTCGCCCAGGCTGACGGACTCGATCTGCGATTCCTTGGCGCCGAGCAGGCTCAGGGCCTGACGCACGGCGTCGGCACGCTTCTGGCCGAGTGCAAGGTTGTACTCACGGCTGCCGCGTTCGTCGGTGTTGCCCTGCAGGAGCACCTTCATCTGCGGGTTCTGCACCAGGAAGCGGGCGTGCGCTTCGATCAGCGCCTTGCCTTCACTCTTGATGACGAAGCTGTCGTAGTCGAAGTACACGCTGCGCTTGGACAGGATGTTGTTGGGATCGGTCAGCGCAGCGATGCCGGAGCCGGACATGCCCGGTGCGGTTACGGTGGCGACACCGGCGCCCGCGCCGGTACGATCTTCAACCTTGGCGCCGGTCGCATCGGTGCCGGTGCTGGAGCAGGCGGCAAGGAGGGCGGACAGCAGAGCGGGCAACAGCAGTTTTTTCATGGATGTATCTCCAATTTGATTATGCAAGGGACAGCAGCGTTGTTACCTTTGCAAGGGACCCCATGCGGGCTCCCTCACATCAGCGGCCTGCACCGAAAGGCGTTGCTTCACCCGGCCATCGGACGATACGGCCGCAAGCACTCCACGCCCACCGGTTTCGGTGGCGTAAAGGATCATGCGGCCATTTGGCGCGAAGCTTGGAGATTCGTCACGCGCCGAATCGGTGAGGATCGTTGTCTGGCGGCTGGCGAGGTCATTCACAGCCACCTGAAATTTGCCGTTGCTGCGGGTGATGAAGGCGAGCAGCTTGCCGTCGGCCGAGGGGCGCGGCGTGACGTTGTAGCTGCCTTCGAAGGTCACCCGCTGGGCGTTGCCGCCGCCGGTCGGAATGCGATAGATCTGGGGGCTGCCGCCGCGGTCGGAGGTGAAATAAATCCACTGCCCGTCGGGCGACCAGGCCGGCTCTGTATCGATGCCGGCCGAGCTGGCCAGGCGACGCACGCCCGAACCGTCGGCATTGAGCACGTAGAGCTGCGACTGTCCGTCCTTGGTCAGCACGACTGCGAGCTGACCACCATCGGGTGACCAGGTTGGCGCGGAGTTGGAGCCCTTGAAGTTGGCGACCACCTGACGCTGGCCGGTTGCCAGGGTATGGATGTAGATGATGGGCTTCTTGGCCTCAAAGGAGACGTAGGCCAGACGCTGCCCATCGGGCGACCATGCGGGCGAGATGATGGGCTCGCGGGACACAAGCGCAGCCTGCGCATTCATGCCGTCGGCGTCGGCGATCTGCAGTTCGTAGCGCGCACCGCTCTTCACCACGTAGGCGATGCGGGTGGCGAAGTAACCGGGCAGGCCGGTGAGCTTCTCGTAGACGAAATCCGCGATGCGGTGGCCGGTGAGCCGGTTCTGTGCTGGCGCCATCCGCAGCGACATCGCGCCCAGTTCAACCTGCTTCTGGGTGTCGAACAGGCGGAAACGGACTTCGTAGCGGCCGTCGGACTGTGGTAGCAGCGATGCGCTCAGCACTGCATCGGCACCCCGTCCACGCATGGCGGCAAGGTCGGGTACACGTGATTCCGGCAGGGGCAGGGGGCCGATATCGACCAGACTGAAGAGCCCACTGCGCTCGAGGTCGGCCCGGACGACGTCCGAGATGCCGCGCGGCAGGCTGCTTTCATTTTCGAACACCGGGATGATGACCGGGAAGCGCGAAGCGCCGGCGCCGGTGATCTCGATGGAGAGCTGCGCATGGGCGCCGAGTGCGATGCAGGCGAGCGCTCCGGCGAGCAGCAGACGGAAGGAGGCGAGAATTTTGGTCATAACGTGGTGCACAACAATGTTGTCGATTATAGCCATAGGGTGACCTTATTCATCCAGAGGACGGAACTTCAGTTCCAGCGTACGCTGAAAAAGTTCCCTTTGGGCGGGCAGTGGCAGCGGACTGGAGCGCCGGATTGCGCGTTCGATCGCATCGTCGAGCGCAGGAATACCTGATGAACGCTTCAGCCGGATGACCAGGACTTCGCCGCTTGGCAGTTGATCCACCTCGAATACCGCTTCGGGGTTGCCGCTCAGCCCGGGTGGGCTCAGCAGATTGCCGCGGACCTTGGTGCGAATCGCGTTCTGGTAGGCGTCGATTTCGCCCTTGGTGCGCGCCGACGCAGCGCGCGCAGCTTCTCCGCGCATCATGCCTTCGACCTTGGCGCGGTCACTTTCCTGTTCCAGCAGCTTGGCCATGTAGTCGTCCTTTGGCGGAGCGACCGGCTTCGGGGGCTCGGGCTTCTTCGGCTCGACCTTGGGTTCGGGCTTTTTGGGCTCTGGCTTGGGCTCGGGTTTTTTCGGTTCCGGTTTGGGCTCGGGTTTCGGCGGTTCCGGTTTCTTGGGCTCGGGCTTGGGTTCGGGCTTCTTTGGCTCCGGCTTCTTCGGTTCGGGTTTGGGCTCGGGTTTGGGTGGCTCCGGCTTCTTTTCCGGCGCCTTGGTCGCAATCTCGGGCTTGACCACCGGTTTGGGTGGCTCGGGCGGCGGCACCGGCTTGGGTACCGGCTTTGGCTCTGGTTTTGGTTCGGGCTTGGGTTCGGGTTTCGGGGGCTCGGGCTTGGGTTCCGGCGCAGGCTCGATCTGCGGCGCGGGACGGCTGGGCGGGGCCGAGACGAGCTCGACCTCGAGCGATGCCGGCGGCTTGCTCTGCCAGTTGATGCCGAAGAACAGGAACAGCGCCAGACCCACGTGAACCACGACGGTCAGCGTGAGCGATGCGAGTTTCCCGGGTTGCTCCTGCGGGCTGTGACGTTCTTCGTTCATTGGCCCCGGTTGCCCGATTGGGTCTGCAGGCTGATCTTCTTCACGCCCAGTTCGCGAGCGGTTTCGAGAATGTCGATCACCTTCTGGTACTGAAGTTCGCTGCTTGCTGCGACCAGAAAGGGCTGCTCCGGATTGCTGGCGATGGCCTGCTTCAGCTCACGCTGGAACTCGAGGCTGGATAGCTTCTTCGAGCTCGCGCTGCTGCTTGCACGCAGTGCGAGCGAACCATCCTTGCTGACCTCGATCACCATGGCCTCGGCCGGAGGCGAGGCGAGGGGGCCGGACGAGGGTACGTCGATATTGCCCGGCTGTACCATCGGCGCAGTCACCATGAAGATGACGAGCAGCACCAGCATCACGTCGATGTAGGGCACGACGTTGATCTGGTTCATGAGGCGGCGTTGGCGCATGTCTTGCCTCCCGACCGCTTAGCGCAGGTGCCGCTGCAGGATGTTCGAGAACTCTTCCATGAAACTCTCGAAACGGATGCTGATCCGGTCGATGTCATGGACGAAGCGGTTGTACGCCACGACGGCGGGGATGGCCGCAAACAGGCCGATCGCGGTTGCGACAAGCGCTTCGGCAATGCCGGGGGCGACCTGTGTGAGCGTTGCTGCGCCGACGTTGGCGAGGCCGCGGAAGGCGTTCATGATGCCCCAGACGGTGCCCAGCAGGCCGATGTAGGGTGACACCGAGCCAACAGATGCCAGAAAGGCCAGATGGGCTTCGAGGTCATCGACTTCGCGCTGGTAGGTTGCCCGCATCGCGCGGCGAGCGCCATCGATGGTCGCTGTCTGGTCGTGGCTCTTGGCGCGCAGCTTGGTGAATTCACGGTAGCCGGATTCAAAGATGCGTTCCATGCCGCCGCTGTGATGGCGGCCGGCCGAAGCCGACTGGAACAGACCGTTGAGGTCACCGCCGCTCCAGAAGTCGCGCTCGAACTCGGCCGTTTTCGTGCGAGCAGCCCGGATCTGGAACCACTTGCGAAAAATCCAGTACCAGGACACCAGCGAGACGGTGGCGAGCAGCGCCATCACCAGTTGCACGAGTACGCTGGCCTGACTGATCAGGCTGAGAATGGAAAGGTCGTGGGAGACAGTCATGCTGTTTGGAGTTTTTCGAGTTGGGTGCGGACGGCATCCGGAATCGGTGCCGGCCTGTTGCGGTTCCAGTCGACACAGGCAATCTGGATGTCTGCATCGAACAGGAGGGTGTCGCCTCGCATCACTTTCTGCCCGAAGGTGATGCTGGCGCGGCGAAGCTGATCTATTGTGCTGACAACGGTAAGTGCGTCGTCGAGTCGGGCGGGCGAGCGGTAATCGGCCCTGACCGAACGTACGACGAAGGCGAGACCGTCTTCAGCGAGCATGCGCTGCTGTTCAAAACCGATTGCACGCAGCCACTCGGTGCGCGCACGCTCACAGAAGCGCAGGTAATTGGCGTAGTAAACGACGCCTGCCGCGTCGGTGTCTTCGTAATAGACACGAACAGGCAGGACGAAACCGGGCGGGAACGCCGGGTCGCCGGGCGTATGATTCGTTTGCATTGCAGCATTCTAGCCGAGCAGCCAGACTGGATTGTGGTTCATTGGTGGCAAGGTGTTTGCAAAAGGTAAGCATTCGTTTCCTGCGCGAGGCGGGACGGGCCCGCGGCGGGTGTGAGATTCTGCTGCGCAAGCACCTGTGCTGAAGTGATATGCTTTCAGGCCAGTCAATACTGGCATCCCCGCAATCATTCTGGTTGATTCAGGCGTGGCGCTTCCCTTTTTCGGCAAGAAACCCAATTCCGCGCCCGGCGAGCAACATGCGCCGGCTACTTCGGACGCCCGGCGCTCGCAGTCTCCGCGTACCGAACTGTCTACGCTCGATTTCTCGGGTGGTGACGTCAATCGTGCCCTGGCGCAATGCGCTGGCATGGTGGAAGTGCAGGAAGTGGGTGCGGGCATCGGCGCCATCTATGAAGAGGCGGCGGTGCTCTACGCAAACGGTAACGTGGCTGAAGCCGAGCGCGTGCTCGACTTCGTGATCGAGGACTCCACCAATTCGGCGGGCGAAGGCCTGTGGATGATGCTGCTCGATCTGTACCGGCTCACCGGGCAACGCGAACGCTTCGAGTCGCGCGTCCTTGATTACGCTACCCGCTTCGAGCGTTCACCTCCGCCGTGGGTGGATCTTTCCTGTCAGCCGGGTGCGCGGCGTGGCGATGTTGCGCCGCTGATCAACCTCTCCGGCAATCTCTCTGGTCAGGCCGCACCGCAGTTTCAGCAGATCTGCGTGATCGGCCGCAAGAGCGGGGCGATCAGGATCGATCTCGGGCGCCTGCGCGCTGTTGACGATACCGGCTGCGGTCTGCTGAGCAAGGCCCTGACGCAACTGGCAAGCGACCGGGTGCGGGTGTCGGTGCTCAACGCAGCGCAGCTGGTCAATATGTTGCAGGGACAGGTGGCGCCTGGGCGCGGCGACAATCGCGAGATCTGGTTGCTGATGCTCGAGCTGCTGCAATACACGGGCGAGCACGCGCGTTTCGAGGATCTCGCCGTCGACTATGCCGTCACCTTTGAGGAGTCGCCGCCATCCTGGGAGTTCAAGTCCCAGCAGAAAGCAGCGGAAGATACTGCGGTGCTCGATACCGCAGCCCGCGGCGGGGACGCTTTCCGTTTCGAAGGCGAATTGACGGGTGCCTCGAACGAGCCCATCCGCAAGCTCGCCGCGCACGCGTCCGGACTTCAGGTGGTGACGGTGGATTGCAGTCGTCTCAAACGCATCGATTTCGTCGGTGCCGGTACCTTGTTCAACGTTCTTGCCACCTTGCAGTCTCAGGGTAAACTCGTGGTCATGCAGAATGTGAACGCCATGGTTGGTGCCCTGCTGCGTGTCATGAGCGTCGATCAGGTTGCTCAGGTGACTCTGCGCCCCTGAGCAATGCCATTGGCTGCAAACGCTCGCCAGCCAGGCTTCAAGCCCTACACCAATTCCGGCAAGGATTCATGATGGAACAGTATCACGGCACAACCATTCTTTCGGTGCGTCGCGGAAACCGCGTCGCGCTCGGCGGCGATGGCCAGGTCACCCTTGGCAATATCGTCATCAAGGCCTCGGCACGCAAGGTGCGTACCCTGTATCAGGGCCGCATTCTGGCGGGCTTCGCGGGCGGTACGGCAGACGCCTTTACATTGTTCGAGCGTTTCGAGGCAAAGCTGGAAAAGCACCAGGGCAACCTGCTGCGCAGCGCTGTCGAACTGGCCAAGGACTGGCGCACCGATCGCATGCTGCGCCGCCTCGAAGCCATGCTCGCGGTGGCCGACCGCGACCATTCGCTGGTGATTACCGGCAATGGTGACGTGCTTGAGCCCGAACAGGGTATCGTCGCCATCGGCAGCGGCGGCGCCTACGCGCAGGCCGCCGCGCGTGGTCTGATCGAAAATACCGAACTCACACCGCAGGAAGTGGTGGCGAAGTCACTCGCCATCGCTGGAGACCTGTGCATCTATACCAACCAGTGCCACACCATCGAAGTGCTGGACTGACCTCCTTTCGAGTGCCCTCATGACCCAGATGACCCCACCCGAGATCGTTTCCGAACTCGACAAGCACATCGTCGGCCAGAATCGAGCCAAGAAGTCGGTGGCAATTGCACTGCGCAACCGCTGGCGTCGCGCCCAGGTGGCCGAGCCGCTGCGCAGCGAGATCACGCCGAAGAACATTCTCATGATCGGCCCGACCGGCGTCGGCAAGACCGAGATCGCCCGCCGCCTGGCGCGGCTGGCCAACGCGCCCTTCATCAAGATCGAGGCCACCAAGTTCACCGAGGTGGGCTATGTCGGGCGTGACGTGGAGACGATCATCCGGGATCTGGTCGAGATCGCGATCAAGGATGGACGCGAGGAAGCGATGCGAGTGGTGCGTGACCGTGCGCTCGACGCCGCCGAGGACCGGGTGCTCGATGCCCTGCTGCCGCCCGCACGCGGTGCCGGATTCAATGCCGAGCCCGAAACGCAAGATTCGACCACGCGGCAGAAATTCCGCAAGAAGCTGCGCGAAGGCGAGCTCGATGACAAGGAAATCGAGATCGAACTGGCAGCGTCACCGATGCACGCGGAGATCTTCGCCCCGCCGGGCATGGAGGAGCTGACCCAGCAGATTCAGGGCATGTTCCAGAACATGGGCAACGGCAAGCGCAAGCAGCGCAAGCTCAAGATCGTCGAGGCGCTCAAGTTGCTGGTCGAGGAAGAGGCCGCCCGCCTGGTCAATGACGAGGAGGTGAAGACCGCTGCAGTGAAGGCGGTCGAGCAGAACGGCATCGTCTTTCTCGATGAGATCGACAAGATCGCCGCGCGCTCCGACTCGCAGGGGGCGGACGTTTCGCGCCAGGGTGTGCAGCGCGACTTGCTGCCCCTGGTGGAAGGGACGACGATTTCGACCAAGTACGGCATGGTCAAGACCGACCATGTGCTCTTCATCGCCAGCGGTGCGTTTCATCTGTCGCGGCCGAGCGACCTGATCCCCGAGTTGCAGGGGCGCTTCCCGATCCGGGTCGAACTGGATGCGTTGTCGGTCGAGGACTTCGAGTGCATTCTGACCAGCACCGATGCCTGCCTCACCCGACAGTACGAAGCACTGCTCGCGACCGACGGAGTGACGCTTGAATTCAGGCCAGACGGCATTCGCCGCCTGGCCGAGATTGCCTATCAGGTGAACGAAAAAACCGAAAACATCGGTGCCCGACGGCTCTATACCGTGATGGAAAAGCTGCTCGAAGAGGTTTCCTTCGACGCCGGCAAGATCGGGCTCACGGCGCTGGTCGTTGATGCGTCTTACGTCGATACCCGACTCGAGGTTCTGGCCGAGCGGGAGGATCTCGCGCGTTACGTTCTTTGAGCGCGCTCGGCGAATGCCGGCGCCAGCCATGCTGAATGATGGCGTCGCCATTCACCCGTGTCGGGCGCGGAGTTCTGACGCAGAATCATGATCTTTCAGGGCCGGGTGTGACCGGCTCTGCGTTTGTACACGGCGTGCATGTCGCGCTGCAATTTCGGTAGCCATCATGCTCATTCGCATCGTCTCGATCCTGTTCCCCCTGTTTGCGATCACCGCGCTGGGTTATTTCGTCGGCAAGCGGCTGAAGCCCGACATGTCCCATGCCAACAAGCTCAACATGGACGTGTTTGTGCCGGCGCTGGTGTTTGCCGCGCTCGCGAACAAGGAATTTCACATCTCCGAGTACATGCCGCTGCTCGGCGCCACCCTGATCATGGTGCTGGGCGCTGGGGTGATGGGCTGGGTGACTGCCCGCATTGCAAAGGTGGATGCCAAGACCTTCGTGCCGCCACAGATGTTCAACAACTGCGGCAACCTGGGGCTGCCACTTGCCGTGCTGGCTTTTGGCGACGAGGCGCTGGCACCTGCGGTGGTGATGTTCATGGTGTCGAACCTGCTGCACTTCTCGTTTGGCGCCTGGCTTCTCGACCACAACATCCGGATTGCCACGGTCTGGCGGGTGCCGTCCGTGCTGGCGACGATGGCCGGCCTGGCGGTTGCCGTTTCCGGATTCGAAGTGTGGTCGCCGCTGATGCTGGCAATCAAGATGCTGGGCGATATCGCTATTCCGCTGATGCTGTTCGCGCTTGGCGTGCGGCTGAACGATTCCCGGATCACCTCGGTCGGTCTGGGTGTGTTCGCTGCGGTTGTGCGGCCGGTGACCGGCATGCTGCTGGCGTGGGGGGTGATGCTGCTCATCGACCTGCCGCCTCGCGAACAGGCGCTACTGCTGGTCTTTGGCGCCCTGCCGCCGGCGGTCCTGAACTACATCTTCGCCGAGCGCTACCATCAGGAGCCGGAGAAAGTGGCGTCCATGGTACTGATCGGCAATCTCTTCTCGATGCTGTTTCTGCCGGTTGCTCTCGCCCTGGCGCTGGTCTGAGCGCCTGAGCCCGGTTCTCAGGGGATGGGGCCAGCCATGGT from Parazoarcus communis encodes the following:
- the ybgF gene encoding tol-pal system protein YbgF, whose translation is MIRLLPLAALVALSMAGPAQAGLFDDTDARRQITEMRQDLEGRIETSNRGQLELANQNEKLRAEVAKLRGQLEVVLNEVESLKQRQRDFYVDLDARMRALETAGQTAPQAGGNAAEEAAEYEAALNLLKEGKAREAMTAFESFVVRYPDNASTPSAHFWAGNAALQNKDAAAASRHFNTVLGKWPNDVVAPDAMLGLANSQQAMGDPKTSQRTLQTLIERYPSSNAAQAAKQRLAKR
- the pal gene encoding peptidoglycan-associated lipoprotein Pal gives rise to the protein MKKLLLPALLSALLAACSSTGTDATGAKVEDRTGAGAGVATVTAPGMSGSGIAALTDPNNILSKRSVYFDYDSFVIKSEGKALIEAHARFLVQNPQMKVLLQGNTDERGSREYNLALGQKRADAVRQALSLLGAKESQIESVSLGEEKPRCTDASEACYAQNRRGDILYSGEF
- the tolB gene encoding Tol-Pal system beta propeller repeat protein TolB, whose translation is MTKILASFRLLLAGALACIALGAHAQLSIEITGAGASRFPVIIPVFENESSLPRGISDVVRADLERSGLFSLVDIGPLPLPESRVPDLAAMRGRGADAVLSASLLPQSDGRYEVRFRLFDTQKQVELGAMSLRMAPAQNRLTGHRIADFVYEKLTGLPGYFATRIAYVVKSGARYELQIADADGMNAQAALVSREPIISPAWSPDGQRLAYVSFEAKKPIIYIHTLATGQRQVVANFKGSNSAPTWSPDGGQLAVVLTKDGQSQLYVLNADGSGVRRLASSAGIDTEPAWSPDGQWIYFTSDRGGSPQIYRIPTGGGNAQRVTFEGSYNVTPRPSADGKLLAFITRSNGKFQVAVNDLASRQTTILTDSARDESPSFAPNGRMILYATETGGRGVLAAVSSDGRVKQRLSVQAADVREPAWGPLQR
- a CDS encoding energy transducer TonB, which translates into the protein MNEERHSPQEQPGKLASLTLTVVVHVGLALFLFFGINWQSKPPASLEVELVSAPPSRPAPQIEPAPEPKPEPPKPEPKPEPKPEPKPVPKPVPPPEPPKPVVKPEIATKAPEKKPEPPKPEPKPEPKKPEPKKPEPKPEPKKPEPPKPEPKPEPKKPEPKPEPKKPEPKVEPKKPEPPKPVAPPKDDYMAKLLEQESDRAKVEGMMRGEAARAASARTKGEIDAYQNAIRTKVRGNLLSPPGLSGNPEAVFEVDQLPSGEVLVIRLKRSSGIPALDDAIERAIRRSSPLPLPAQRELFQRTLELKFRPLDE
- a CDS encoding ExbD/TolR family protein, with the protein product MRQRRLMNQINVVPYIDVMLVLLVIFMVTAPMVQPGNIDVPSSGPLASPPAEAMVIEVSKDGSLALRASSSASSKKLSSLEFQRELKQAIASNPEQPFLVAASSELQYQKVIDILETARELGVKKISLQTQSGNRGQ
- the tolQ gene encoding protein TolQ; its protein translation is MTVSHDLSILSLISQASVLVQLVMALLATVSLVSWYWIFRKWFQIRAARTKTAEFERDFWSGGDLNGLFQSASAGRHHSGGMERIFESGYREFTKLRAKSHDQTATIDGARRAMRATYQREVDDLEAHLAFLASVGSVSPYIGLLGTVWGIMNAFRGLANVGAATLTQVAPGIAEALVATAIGLFAAIPAVVAYNRFVHDIDRISIRFESFMEEFSNILQRHLR
- the ybgC gene encoding tol-pal system-associated acyl-CoA thioesterase — translated: MQTNHTPGDPAFPPGFVLPVRVYYEDTDAAGVVYYANYLRFCERARTEWLRAIGFEQQRMLAEDGLAFVVRSVRADYRSPARLDDALTVVSTIDQLRRASITFGQKVMRGDTLLFDADIQIACVDWNRNRPAPIPDAVRTQLEKLQTA
- a CDS encoding STAS domain-containing protein, which codes for MALPFFGKKPNSAPGEQHAPATSDARRSQSPRTELSTLDFSGGDVNRALAQCAGMVEVQEVGAGIGAIYEEAAVLYANGNVAEAERVLDFVIEDSTNSAGEGLWMMLLDLYRLTGQRERFESRVLDYATRFERSPPPWVDLSCQPGARRGDVAPLINLSGNLSGQAAPQFQQICVIGRKSGAIRIDLGRLRAVDDTGCGLLSKALTQLASDRVRVSVLNAAQLVNMLQGQVAPGRGDNREIWLLMLELLQYTGEHARFEDLAVDYAVTFEESPPSWEFKSQQKAAEDTAVLDTAARGGDAFRFEGELTGASNEPIRKLAAHASGLQVVTVDCSRLKRIDFVGAGTLFNVLATLQSQGKLVVMQNVNAMVGALLRVMSVDQVAQVTLRP
- the hslV gene encoding ATP-dependent protease subunit HslV — protein: MEQYHGTTILSVRRGNRVALGGDGQVTLGNIVIKASARKVRTLYQGRILAGFAGGTADAFTLFERFEAKLEKHQGNLLRSAVELAKDWRTDRMLRRLEAMLAVADRDHSLVITGNGDVLEPEQGIVAIGSGGAYAQAAARGLIENTELTPQEVVAKSLAIAGDLCIYTNQCHTIEVLD
- the hslU gene encoding ATP-dependent protease ATPase subunit HslU, coding for MTQMTPPEIVSELDKHIVGQNRAKKSVAIALRNRWRRAQVAEPLRSEITPKNILMIGPTGVGKTEIARRLARLANAPFIKIEATKFTEVGYVGRDVETIIRDLVEIAIKDGREEAMRVVRDRALDAAEDRVLDALLPPARGAGFNAEPETQDSTTRQKFRKKLREGELDDKEIEIELAASPMHAEIFAPPGMEELTQQIQGMFQNMGNGKRKQRKLKIVEALKLLVEEEAARLVNDEEVKTAAVKAVEQNGIVFLDEIDKIAARSDSQGADVSRQGVQRDLLPLVEGTTISTKYGMVKTDHVLFIASGAFHLSRPSDLIPELQGRFPIRVELDALSVEDFECILTSTDACLTRQYEALLATDGVTLEFRPDGIRRLAEIAYQVNEKTENIGARRLYTVMEKLLEEVSFDAGKIGLTALVVDASYVDTRLEVLAEREDLARYVL
- a CDS encoding AEC family transporter yields the protein MLIRIVSILFPLFAITALGYFVGKRLKPDMSHANKLNMDVFVPALVFAALANKEFHISEYMPLLGATLIMVLGAGVMGWVTARIAKVDAKTFVPPQMFNNCGNLGLPLAVLAFGDEALAPAVVMFMVSNLLHFSFGAWLLDHNIRIATVWRVPSVLATMAGLAVAVSGFEVWSPLMLAIKMLGDIAIPLMLFALGVRLNDSRITSVGLGVFAAVVRPVTGMLLAWGVMLLIDLPPREQALLLVFGALPPAVLNYIFAERYHQEPEKVASMVLIGNLFSMLFLPVALALALV